One stretch of Hymenobacter chitinivorans DSM 11115 DNA includes these proteins:
- the rfbC gene encoding dTDP-4-dehydrorhamnose 3,5-epimerase: protein MIFTETELSGAFIIDVDRLSDERGFFARSWCEDEFAAHGILMPPLQANVSSNPRKGTLRGMHFQLPPHEETKLVRCTQGAIYDVIVDLREESPTYGQWLGVELTASSFRMLFVPGRFAHGFLTLTDNTDVCYQVSAKYAPGAERGLRWNDPAINIQWPFEPTLVSEKDSKHPDFQLLVPEIQVEARLVD from the coding sequence ATGATTTTCACGGAGACTGAATTATCGGGTGCTTTCATTATCGACGTCGACCGGCTGTCCGACGAGCGGGGCTTCTTTGCCCGTTCCTGGTGCGAAGACGAGTTTGCCGCCCACGGCATCCTGATGCCCCCGCTGCAGGCCAACGTCTCGTCGAACCCGCGCAAAGGGACCCTGCGCGGCATGCACTTCCAGCTGCCGCCCCACGAGGAAACCAAACTGGTGCGCTGCACCCAGGGCGCCATTTACGACGTCATCGTGGACTTGCGGGAAGAGTCGCCGACCTACGGGCAGTGGCTGGGCGTGGAGCTGACGGCTTCCAGCTTCCGGATGCTGTTCGTGCCCGGCCGCTTTGCCCACGGCTTTCTGACCCTGACCGACAACACCGACGTGTGCTACCAAGTGTCGGCCAAGTACGCGCCGGGCGCCGAGCGGGGCCTGCGCTGGAACGACCCGGCCATCAACATTCAGTGGCCCTTCGAGCCCACGCTGGTGTCGGAAAAAGACAGCAAGCACCCGGACTTTCAGCTCCTGGTGCCCGAAATCCAAGTTGAAGCCCGCCTGGTAGACTAG
- a CDS encoding NAD(P)H-dependent oxidoreductase, whose translation MILVDKALAERQRLGQPIRVGMVGAGFMAKGVARQICRYVPGMELVAIANRTLDKARACYEEAGTLAPREVASVSQLEACIAQGLPAITDDALLLSRAEGIDAIIEVTGAVEHGAHVVLEAIRHGKHIVLLNAELDGTVGPILKVYADRAGVVYTVADGDQPGVTLNLARFVQGIGVKPVLCGNIKGLHDPYRNPTTQEGFARQWGQNPSMVTSFADGSKISFEQAVIANALGMQVARRGMLGPTVAPGTPISKAAEWYPQELLLSGGPGIVDYVVGAEPGPGVFVLGTIDDPVQQHYLKLYKLGPGPLYCFYTPYHLCHFETPTTVARAVLFGDAALAPAGAMQVEVVTAAKIPLFAGQTLDGIGHYHTYGLAENAGVADQERLLPIGVAEGCILRHDVPKDQVLTYDDVILPEGRLIDQLRQEQAAYFGQAKPTKVTATEAAALAEE comes from the coding sequence ATGATACTAGTAGATAAAGCGCTGGCCGAGCGGCAGCGTCTGGGCCAGCCCATTCGGGTTGGCATGGTGGGAGCGGGCTTTATGGCCAAGGGCGTGGCCCGGCAGATTTGCCGCTACGTGCCCGGCATGGAGCTGGTGGCCATTGCCAACCGCACCCTCGACAAAGCCCGGGCCTGCTACGAGGAGGCCGGCACCCTGGCCCCGCGCGAAGTAGCCTCGGTAAGTCAGCTCGAAGCCTGTATTGCCCAGGGTCTGCCCGCTATTACCGACGACGCGCTGCTGCTGAGCCGGGCCGAGGGCATCGACGCCATCATCGAGGTGACCGGGGCCGTGGAGCACGGCGCCCACGTGGTGCTCGAAGCCATCCGGCACGGCAAGCACATCGTGCTGCTCAACGCCGAGCTGGACGGCACCGTGGGCCCGATTCTGAAAGTGTACGCCGACCGGGCCGGGGTGGTCTACACCGTGGCCGACGGTGACCAGCCGGGCGTGACGCTCAACCTGGCCCGCTTCGTACAAGGCATCGGGGTGAAGCCCGTGCTCTGCGGCAACATCAAGGGCCTGCACGACCCCTACCGCAACCCGACGACCCAAGAAGGCTTTGCCCGGCAGTGGGGGCAGAACCCGAGCATGGTGACCAGCTTTGCCGACGGCAGTAAAATCAGCTTCGAGCAGGCCGTTATTGCCAACGCCCTGGGTATGCAGGTGGCCCGGCGCGGCATGCTGGGCCCCACCGTGGCACCCGGTACGCCCATCAGCAAGGCCGCCGAGTGGTACCCGCAGGAGTTGCTGCTCAGCGGCGGCCCCGGCATCGTAGACTACGTGGTGGGCGCCGAGCCCGGCCCGGGCGTGTTCGTGCTGGGCACCATCGACGACCCGGTGCAGCAGCACTATCTGAAGCTGTATAAACTCGGACCCGGGCCGCTGTACTGCTTCTACACGCCCTACCACCTGTGCCACTTCGAGACGCCGACCACCGTGGCCCGCGCCGTGCTGTTTGGCGACGCGGCCCTGGCGCCGGCCGGCGCCATGCAGGTGGAAGTGGTAACGGCGGCTAAGATTCCGCTGTTTGCCGGCCAGACCCTGGACGGCATTGGCCACTACCACACCTACGGGCTGGCGGAAAATGCCGGGGTGGCCGACCAGGAGCGGCTATTGCCCATTGGAGTGGCCGAGGGCTGCATCCTGCGCCACGACGTGCCCAAGGACCAGGTGCTGACTTACGACGACGTAATCCTGCCCGAGGGTCGCCTGATTGACCAGCTGCGCCAGGAGCAGGCCGCCTATTTCGGGCAGGCCAAGCCCACCAAGGTAACGGCCACGGAGGCTGCCGCCCTGGCGGAGGAATAA
- a CDS encoding glycosyltransferase family 61 protein, protein MNHDLVDRIRRRAGRILREIVPYNQHYRPRGVQASSKLLASGGPSQVKYHEIVPARTSWLPISAAYEQVASVYEGSTHHKPKTQEPVDAAFVLELPQGRLYADNWDSIAVIAPDGQLVGDVSFQHNRKGWRLTTPEQNNIFRQRLFRAPRQLAGTVCSLLGGGGAAMGNYYHWLIDSLPRLHLAWAAGFAQRIDYYLIYNRNHRFATEMLLALGIRPEQIIAVEETPHIQAERLLVTTPVRGTGNHTPPWACEFLRQAFLPAPPDTRTFGPHVYISRRDAQMRQVLNEAEVEATLREFGFETYALGELSFAEKRALFSGARLIVSPIGAGLANLVFAPPGTPVLELMPKDFVMPEHLDIATRVGLSYHWMICESPARPAGIFEARQIDLIVDTEQLRRQVAGILAAPRAEPAPVQPQSAAPVAV, encoded by the coding sequence ATGAATCACGACTTAGTAGACCGAATCCGGCGGCGGGCGGGGCGCATCCTGCGGGAAATAGTGCCCTACAACCAGCACTACCGCCCCCGCGGCGTGCAGGCCAGCAGCAAGCTGCTGGCTAGCGGCGGCCCCTCGCAGGTCAAATACCACGAGATAGTGCCCGCGCGCACGTCGTGGCTGCCCATTTCGGCGGCCTACGAGCAGGTGGCATCCGTCTACGAAGGCTCGACCCACCACAAGCCCAAAACCCAGGAGCCGGTTGATGCGGCCTTCGTGCTGGAGCTGCCCCAGGGCCGGCTCTACGCCGACAACTGGGATAGTATTGCCGTCATTGCCCCCGATGGGCAGCTGGTCGGCGACGTCTCGTTTCAGCACAACCGCAAGGGCTGGCGCCTGACCACGCCCGAGCAGAACAACATTTTCCGGCAGCGCCTTTTCCGGGCCCCGCGGCAGCTGGCCGGCACCGTGTGCAGCCTGCTGGGCGGCGGCGGGGCGGCCATGGGCAACTACTACCACTGGCTGATTGACTCCCTGCCCCGCCTGCACCTGGCCTGGGCCGCCGGCTTTGCCCAGCGCATCGACTACTACCTGATTTACAACCGTAACCACCGCTTTGCCACCGAAATGCTGCTGGCCCTGGGCATCCGGCCCGAGCAGATTATTGCCGTGGAAGAAACGCCCCACATCCAGGCCGAGCGGCTGCTGGTGACCACGCCCGTGCGCGGCACCGGCAACCACACCCCGCCCTGGGCCTGCGAGTTTTTGCGGCAGGCCTTCCTGCCGGCCCCGCCCGATACCCGCACCTTCGGGCCCCACGTCTACATTTCGCGCCGCGACGCGCAAATGCGGCAGGTGCTCAACGAGGCCGAGGTGGAAGCCACACTCCGGGAGTTCGGCTTCGAAACCTACGCCCTGGGCGAGCTGAGCTTTGCCGAAAAGCGCGCCCTCTTCAGCGGGGCCCGCCTCATTGTGAGTCCCATCGGCGCCGGGCTGGCCAACCTGGTGTTTGCCCCACCCGGCACCCCGGTACTGGAGCTCATGCCCAAGGATTTCGTGATGCCCGAGCACCTCGATATTGCCACCCGCGTGGGCCTGTCCTACCACTGGATGATTTGCGAGAGTCCGGCCCGGCCCGCCGGTATCTTCGAAGCCCGCCAGATTGACCTCATCGTCGACACCGAGCAGTTGCGCCGGCAGGTGGCTGGCATCCTGGCCGCGCCCCGGGCCGAACCGGCGCCCGTGCAGCCCCAATCGGCGGCGCCGGTAGCGGTGTAG
- a CDS encoding glycosyltransferase family 2 protein → MPPVLLSLVTWNSAAFVEACLTAALAQTYRDFELWVIDNDSQDDTCARVEALAATDPRLRLYRRPDNTGFCGGHNYALDHSDSAYVLLVNPDVVMQPDYLTRALAAIGQDERIGVVCGLLVQTTEADPTIDSAGMTALPDGRYSLRLHGQRLSSANLTAGYVDGADGALPLLRRHFINDLRVEGYFFDPRFFAHKEDWDIAWRGRLYGWRTWFEPACRALHPRQFLPGQLRLRTRLAGVMKQDAVKNQWMLLMKNIPRWQFLRILPRLLPRQLAIFAYSLLFERSSLPAFHYVWQNWQQIRHTRKLVQSRVRQGWQPAPHSPGMPHKPLLSICVPTYHRPELLARTLQSIGPLPPDVEVIVSDNSTDNDDCQHMAQRLLAGQPADQWHYYRNPPGSTIVDNFAVCVSRARGHYIYHLHDDDYLLPGGLTTMMRMLRHARDEHHVLVFGVELVDSQGRVMRHQTVRRRQVWQPAEALEQVLTNSSLIRMPAIVASKAAYHKAGGPDLQQGNTVDTDMWARIFAHHPVLRVPDKVAAYTIHEGAATSRMFTKITIGQLLRIFEKSEALLPQSRLRRAKAKFFHQFILAGTYRSLKQHDLASAQEIFRLFDEPSLRELSWPLRWLPLRLAFTALNGLYLWEKYVRYTPEELVP, encoded by the coding sequence ATGCCCCCTGTTCTGCTTTCCCTCGTTACCTGGAACAGTGCTGCTTTCGTGGAAGCCTGCCTTACCGCGGCCCTGGCCCAGACCTACCGGGACTTCGAGCTCTGGGTAATCGACAACGACTCCCAGGACGACACCTGCGCCCGGGTAGAGGCCCTGGCCGCCACCGACCCGCGCCTGCGCCTGTACCGCCGGCCCGATAACACCGGCTTTTGCGGGGGCCACAACTACGCCCTCGACCATTCCGACAGCGCCTACGTGCTGCTGGTGAACCCCGACGTGGTGATGCAGCCAGACTACCTGACCCGGGCCCTGGCAGCCATCGGGCAGGACGAGCGGATTGGGGTGGTGTGCGGGCTGCTGGTGCAAACGACGGAGGCCGACCCCACCATCGACAGCGCGGGCATGACGGCCTTGCCCGACGGGCGCTACAGCCTGCGCCTGCACGGGCAGCGCCTGAGCTCCGCCAATCTTACTGCCGGCTACGTGGATGGGGCCGACGGGGCCCTGCCGCTGCTGCGGCGCCACTTCATCAACGACCTGCGGGTAGAAGGCTACTTCTTCGACCCCCGCTTTTTTGCCCACAAGGAAGACTGGGACATTGCCTGGCGCGGGCGGCTCTACGGCTGGCGCACCTGGTTTGAGCCCGCCTGCCGCGCCCTGCACCCCCGACAGTTCTTACCCGGCCAGCTGCGGCTGCGCACCCGGCTGGCGGGAGTCATGAAGCAGGATGCCGTCAAGAATCAGTGGATGCTGCTGATGAAGAACATTCCGCGCTGGCAGTTTCTGCGCATCCTACCCCGCCTGCTGCCCCGGCAGCTGGCCATCTTCGCCTATTCCCTGCTGTTTGAGCGTTCCTCCCTGCCGGCCTTCCACTACGTGTGGCAGAACTGGCAGCAGATCCGCCACACCCGCAAACTCGTCCAAAGCCGGGTCCGCCAAGGCTGGCAACCGGCACCACACTCTCCTGGCATGCCACACAAGCCTCTCCTCAGTATCTGCGTTCCGACCTACCACCGGCCCGAGCTCCTGGCCCGCACCCTGCAGTCCATCGGGCCCCTGCCCCCGGATGTGGAAGTCATTGTATCGGACAACTCCACCGACAACGACGACTGCCAGCACATGGCCCAGCGCCTGCTGGCCGGCCAGCCCGCCGACCAGTGGCACTACTACCGCAACCCGCCCGGCAGCACCATCGTCGACAATTTTGCGGTGTGCGTAAGCCGGGCCCGGGGCCACTACATCTACCACCTGCACGACGACGACTACCTGCTACCCGGCGGGCTGACCACGATGATGCGCATGCTGCGCCACGCCCGCGACGAGCACCACGTGCTGGTTTTCGGCGTGGAGCTGGTGGACAGCCAGGGCCGGGTGATGCGCCACCAGACCGTGCGCCGCCGCCAGGTGTGGCAGCCGGCCGAGGCCCTGGAGCAGGTCCTGACCAATTCGTCATTGATCCGGATGCCGGCCATTGTGGCCAGCAAAGCCGCCTACCACAAAGCCGGCGGCCCCGACCTGCAGCAGGGCAACACCGTGGATACCGACATGTGGGCCCGCATTTTTGCCCACCACCCGGTGCTGCGCGTGCCCGATAAAGTGGCCGCCTACACCATTCACGAGGGCGCGGCCACCAGCCGCATGTTCACCAAGATTACCATCGGCCAGCTGCTGCGCATTTTCGAGAAAAGCGAAGCCCTGCTGCCCCAGTCGCGCCTGCGCCGGGCCAAAGCCAAGTTTTTCCACCAGTTTATTCTGGCCGGCACCTACCGCTCCCTCAAGCAGCACGATCTGGCCTCGGCCCAGGAAATCTTCCGCCTCTTCGACGAGCCCTCGTTGCGGGAGCTGTCCTGGCCGCTGCGCTGGCTGCCGCTACGCTTGGCCTTTACCGCCCTCAACGGGCTGTATCTGTGGGAAAAGTACGTGCGGTACACACCCGAGGAACTGGTGCCCTGA
- a CDS encoding GDP-L-fucose synthase family protein codes for MNKHAKIYVAGHRGMVGAALVRRLRRAGYDNLITRTSAELDLRDQAAVEEFFAQEKPEYVFLAAAKVGGIHANNTYRADFLYDNLMIQSNVLRQSQVQGVRKLLFLGSSCIYPKLAPQPIREEYLLTGALEPTNEPYAIAKIAGLKLCEAYRAQYGCNFISVMPTNLYGPGDNYDLANSHVLPAMLRKFGEATEQGSPRVTIWGTGTPRREFLHVDDLADACLHLMLHYDGAPPVNIGTGQDLTIQELAELIAELTGFMGEIIYDFSRPDGTPRKLLDVSRLHELGWHHQIELTEGLQAVIASADWRAAVPHSPLQALA; via the coding sequence ATGAACAAACACGCGAAAATATATGTGGCCGGCCACCGCGGGATGGTGGGCGCGGCCTTGGTGCGCCGTTTGCGCCGGGCCGGTTATGACAACCTGATTACCCGCACTTCCGCCGAGCTGGATTTGCGCGACCAAGCCGCCGTGGAAGAGTTTTTCGCCCAGGAAAAGCCGGAGTACGTGTTTCTGGCCGCCGCCAAGGTGGGTGGTATTCACGCCAACAACACCTACCGGGCCGACTTTCTCTACGACAACCTGATGATTCAGAGCAACGTGCTGCGCCAGAGCCAGGTGCAGGGCGTGCGCAAACTGCTGTTTCTGGGCTCGTCCTGCATTTACCCCAAGCTGGCCCCCCAGCCCATCCGGGAAGAATACCTGCTCACCGGGGCCCTGGAGCCAACCAACGAGCCCTACGCCATTGCCAAAATTGCGGGCCTGAAGCTCTGCGAGGCCTACCGCGCCCAGTATGGCTGCAACTTTATTTCGGTGATGCCCACCAACCTCTACGGCCCCGGCGACAACTACGACCTGGCCAACTCCCACGTGCTGCCGGCCATGCTGCGCAAGTTTGGGGAAGCCACCGAGCAAGGGTCGCCGCGCGTCACCATCTGGGGCACGGGCACGCCGCGCCGCGAGTTTCTGCACGTCGACGACCTGGCCGATGCCTGCCTGCATCTGATGCTGCACTACGACGGCGCCCCACCCGTGAACATCGGCACCGGCCAGGACCTGACCATTCAGGAGCTGGCCGAGCTGATTGCCGAGCTGACCGGCTTCATGGGCGAAATCATCTACGACTTCTCCCGCCCCGACGGCACGCCGCGCAAGCTCCTGGACGTGAGCCGCCTGCACGAGCTGGGCTGGCACCATCAGATTGAGCTGACCGAGGGGTTACAGGCCGTCATTGCCTCCGCCGACTGGCGCGCCGCCGTGCCGCACTCCCCGCTACAGGCCCTGGCCTAG
- the gmd gene encoding GDP-mannose 4,6-dehydratase, which produces MKRALITGITGQDGSYLAELLLSKGYEVHGIKRRSSLFNTDRIDHLYQDPHEANVRFKLHYGDLADSTNLIRIVQEVQPDEIYNLGAMSHVKVSFDTPEYTADVDGLGTLRLLEAVRILGLTHKTRIYQASTSELYGLVQQVPQSESTPFYPRSPYAVAKLYGYWITVNYREAYGMYACNGILFNHESPMRGETFVTRKITRGVARIAMGLQQKIYLGNLDARRDWGHARDYVEAMWRMLQQDEARDYVIATGVTTTVRDFILLAFAELGIELNFVGEGVNEVGYVVACTNPDYQVAAGQVVVAVDPAYFRPTEVELLIGDPSRAKAELGWEPQYDLPALVADMVQADVQLFRRDTVLLEAGHQILYHDE; this is translated from the coding sequence ATGAAGCGCGCACTTATTACCGGGATTACCGGTCAGGATGGTTCTTACCTGGCCGAACTGCTGCTCAGCAAAGGCTACGAGGTTCATGGCATCAAACGCCGCTCCTCACTTTTCAACACCGACCGTATCGACCACCTCTACCAGGACCCGCACGAGGCCAACGTGCGCTTCAAGCTGCACTACGGCGACCTGGCTGACTCTACCAACCTGATCCGCATCGTGCAGGAGGTGCAGCCCGACGAGATTTACAACCTTGGGGCCATGTCGCACGTGAAGGTGTCGTTCGACACGCCCGAGTACACGGCCGACGTTGACGGGCTGGGCACGTTGCGCCTGCTCGAAGCGGTACGCATCCTGGGCCTGACCCACAAAACCCGCATCTACCAGGCTTCCACTTCGGAGCTGTACGGGTTGGTGCAGCAGGTGCCGCAGTCGGAGTCTACTCCATTTTACCCCCGCTCGCCTTACGCCGTGGCCAAGCTCTACGGCTACTGGATTACGGTAAACTACCGCGAAGCCTACGGCATGTACGCCTGCAACGGCATCCTGTTCAACCACGAGTCGCCGATGCGGGGGGAAACCTTCGTGACGCGCAAAATCACCCGCGGGGTGGCCCGCATTGCCATGGGTCTGCAGCAGAAAATCTACCTGGGCAACCTCGACGCCCGCCGCGACTGGGGCCACGCCCGCGACTACGTGGAAGCCATGTGGCGCATGCTGCAGCAGGACGAGGCCCGCGACTACGTCATTGCCACCGGCGTGACGACCACCGTGCGCGACTTTATCCTGCTGGCCTTTGCCGAGCTGGGCATTGAGCTCAACTTCGTGGGCGAGGGTGTGAATGAAGTGGGCTACGTAGTGGCTTGCACCAATCCCGATTACCAAGTGGCCGCCGGCCAGGTGGTGGTAGCCGTGGACCCGGCCTATTTCCGGCCCACCGAAGTCGAGCTGCTCATCGGCGACCCGAGCCGGGCCAAGGCCGAGCTGGGCTGGGAGCCACAGTACGACCTGCCCGCCCTGGTAGCCGACATGGTGCAGGCCGACGTGCAGCTCTTCCGCCGCGACACGGTGCTGCTCGAAGCCGGCCACCAGATCCTCTACCATGATGAATAA
- a CDS encoding Ig-like domain-containing protein: MSLRAQGQAPNVTYSGPLTITQGGTYTGNFKSTDSRVPCIKINTTQPVIIENCILAGAGDLILANTGGHNLTVRNNRGYGLQQSIDNERHGRFIEVNGARSLTIENNYFEHTTGIAVYQWSGDGSAAQTLKVRRNMAKNIDGRYRNGGGTFANFMSANQVRGLANVEVAWNQIINEPNNSLVEDNINFYNSGGTSSSPINIHDNYVQGAYPYPATGSQFTGTGMIIDGTGDSQEGYLDAMNNQFVSTCNSAMNIAGGHHVRFNNNRMVTSGLLPGGTKLNATYCGIAIFNFYQQAVFGNHQVDNNTMGMVKWGYNNPYPDRNDNGDYGYQIHTNTQHLPNPITLQTEADEWTRWNNKLKSNGILIGTGTNTNGGGSGTVTPNVAPTVSLTSPGTSTVTAGTVLNLTATAADADGSVAKVEFFNGATKLGEDTSAPYQLSYTAAAAGTLTLSARATDNAGATANSASATITVTSVVITPPTAGTFYRGININGGAATIDGNNWQASSGAAGVTLTGIPFANQNVTLNPATDATRASMIRSSVYGSNAAIAVGSVPSGAYQVYLYVWEDNYAETFNILVEGQTVRTNYYSGAAGKWEKVGPFTANVTDGTLNVSVSGGTANLSGLEIWAGSAAPANVAPTVSLTSPGTSTVTAGTVLNLTATAADADGSVAKVEFFNGATKLGEDTSAPYQLSYTAAAAGTLTLSARATDNAGATTNSASVTVTVGTVTSTTNNFYRGININGPAVTIDGNAWQASSGAAGVTLTGIPFANQNIALNPATDATRASMIRSSVYGRDAAIAVGSMPSGTYDVYLYVWEDNYDETFSIYVEGQAVRTNYRSGTPGKWEKVGPLKANVTDGTLNVSVTGGTANLSGLEIWKTASGTAFLDQSSTSLSSKAIGSVTAYPSPMTNELSIELNAAQTETMRVAILNQSGAVVQNADVAFKQGVSTEKLNVSNLPAGNYFLRFANGSLAGRSIQVSK; this comes from the coding sequence GTGTCACTCCGGGCTCAGGGCCAAGCGCCCAATGTGACGTATTCCGGTCCGCTTACTATTACCCAGGGTGGTACCTACACGGGCAACTTCAAAAGCACCGACTCCCGGGTGCCCTGCATCAAGATTAACACCACGCAGCCGGTTATCATCGAGAACTGCATTCTGGCCGGAGCCGGCGACCTGATCCTGGCCAACACCGGCGGCCACAACCTGACGGTGCGCAACAACCGCGGCTACGGCCTGCAGCAAAGCATCGATAACGAGCGCCACGGCCGCTTTATCGAAGTAAACGGCGCCCGCTCACTGACCATCGAAAACAACTACTTTGAACATACGACCGGTATCGCCGTCTACCAGTGGAGCGGCGACGGCTCGGCCGCCCAGACGCTGAAAGTACGGCGCAACATGGCCAAGAATATTGACGGCCGCTACCGCAACGGCGGCGGCACCTTCGCCAACTTCATGAGCGCCAACCAGGTGCGTGGGCTGGCCAACGTGGAAGTAGCCTGGAACCAGATCATCAACGAGCCCAATAACTCGCTGGTCGAAGACAACATCAACTTCTACAACTCGGGCGGCACCTCTTCCAGCCCGATCAACATCCACGACAACTACGTGCAGGGTGCCTACCCCTACCCCGCTACCGGCAGCCAGTTTACCGGCACGGGTATGATCATCGACGGCACCGGCGACTCGCAGGAAGGCTACCTGGATGCAATGAACAACCAGTTTGTGTCGACCTGCAACTCGGCCATGAACATCGCCGGCGGCCACCACGTGCGCTTCAACAACAACCGCATGGTCACCAGCGGCCTGCTGCCCGGCGGCACCAAGCTCAACGCCACCTACTGCGGCATCGCCATCTTCAACTTCTACCAGCAGGCCGTCTTCGGCAACCACCAGGTCGACAACAACACGATGGGCATGGTCAAGTGGGGCTACAACAACCCCTACCCCGACCGCAACGACAACGGCGACTACGGCTACCAGATTCACACCAACACCCAGCACCTGCCCAACCCCATCACCCTGCAGACCGAAGCCGACGAGTGGACCCGCTGGAATAATAAGCTCAAGTCGAACGGTATCCTGATCGGTACTGGCACCAACACCAACGGTGGCGGCAGCGGTACGGTCACCCCGAACGTAGCCCCGACGGTAAGCCTGACCTCGCCCGGCACCTCGACCGTGACGGCCGGCACCGTGCTCAACCTGACGGCTACGGCCGCTGACGCCGACGGCTCGGTAGCCAAAGTCGAGTTCTTCAACGGCGCCACCAAGCTCGGCGAAGACACCTCGGCTCCTTATCAGCTCAGCTACACGGCCGCCGCGGCCGGCACGCTCACCCTCTCGGCCCGCGCTACCGATAATGCCGGTGCTACCGCCAACTCGGCTTCGGCCACCATCACCGTTACTTCGGTGGTAATTACGCCCCCCACGGCCGGCACCTTCTACCGCGGCATCAACATCAACGGCGGCGCCGCCACGATTGACGGCAACAACTGGCAGGCCAGCAGCGGCGCCGCCGGCGTAACGCTGACTGGTATTCCCTTCGCCAACCAGAACGTGACGCTCAACCCCGCCACCGACGCTACCCGGGCCAGCATGATTCGCTCCTCGGTGTACGGTTCCAACGCCGCCATTGCCGTGGGCAGCGTGCCCAGCGGCGCCTACCAGGTGTACCTCTACGTGTGGGAAGACAACTATGCCGAGACCTTCAACATCCTGGTGGAAGGCCAGACCGTGCGCACCAATTACTACAGCGGCGCGGCCGGCAAGTGGGAGAAAGTGGGTCCCTTCACGGCTAACGTAACCGACGGCACGCTCAACGTCTCGGTGAGCGGCGGCACGGCCAACCTCTCGGGCCTCGAAATCTGGGCCGGCTCGGCCGCCCCGGCCAACGTAGCCCCGACGGTAAGCCTGACCTCGCCCGGCACCTCGACCGTGACGGCCGGCACCGTGCTCAACCTGACGGCTACGGCCGCTGACGCCGACGGCTCGGTAGCCAAAGTCGAGTTCTTCAACGGCGCCACCAAGCTCGGCGAAGACACCTCGGCTCCTTATCAGCTCAGCTACACGGCCGCCGCGGCCGGCACGCTCACCCTCTCGGCCCGCGCTACCGATAACGCCGGTGCTACCACCAACTCGGCCTCGGTGACCGTTACGGTAGGCACGGTAACGTCGACGACCAACAACTTCTACCGCGGCATCAACATCAACGGGCCCGCGGTAACCATTGACGGTAATGCCTGGCAAGCCAGCAGCGGCGCGGCCGGTGTGACGCTGACTGGTATTCCCTTCGCCAACCAGAACATTGCCCTGAACCCCGCTACCGACGCTACCCGGGCCAGCATGATTCGCTCCTCGGTGTACGGTCGTGACGCCGCCATTGCAGTAGGCAGCATGCCCAGCGGTACGTACGACGTGTACCTCTACGTGTGGGAGGATAACTACGACGAAACGTTCAGCATTTACGTCGAAGGCCAGGCCGTACGCACCAACTACCGCAGCGGCACGCCCGGTAAGTGGGAGAAAGTAGGTCCGCTGAAGGCCAACGTAACCGATGGCACGCTCAACGTATCGGTGACTGGTGGCACGGCCAACCTCTCGGGCCTCGAAATCTGGAAGACGGCCAGCGGCACGGCTTTCCTCGACCAGTCCAGCACCTCGCTGAGTTCGAAAGCAATAGGTAGCGTAACGGCCTACCCCTCGCCGATGACCAACGAGCTGAGCATTGAGCTCAATGCGGCCCAGACCGAGACCATGCGCGTAGCCATTCTCAACCAGAGCGGCGCCGTGGTGCAGAATGCTGACGTAGCTTTCAAGCAGGGCGTCTCGACCGAGAAGCTCAACGTGAGCAACCTGCCGGCCGGTAACTACTTCCTGCGCTTCGCCAACGGCTCCTTAGCCGGCCGTAGCATCCAGGTGAGCAAATAA